From the Tenacibaculum dicentrarchi genome, the window TACTTTCCCTCCTCTTTTACCATCGTTATAATTAGTAAAATCGGCAACTCCACCTGTTAAAAAATCAGGATAAATAGTAAAACTTCTTCCTCTTAAATATTTAATAGATGCTGCTATTAATTCATTAAAGTTATGCGGTAATATTTTGGTTGATAATCCTACGGCAATTCCCTCTGCTCCTTGGGCTAATAATAACGGGAATTTTACAGGTAAATCAATCGGTTCTTTTCTTCTACCATCATAAGATTGTTTCCACTGGGTTGTTTTAGGGTTAAAAACCACTTCTAATGCAAATTTTGACAAACGAGCTTCAATATATCTTGCTGCTGCTGCCCTATCGCCTGTTAGAATATTCCCCCAGTTTCCTTGCATATCGATTAGCAAGTCTTTCTGCCCAACTTGCACCATAGCATCGGCAATTGAAGCATCTCCATGCGGGTGATATTGCATGGTATGCCCAACAATATTCGCTACTTTATTGTAGCGTCCGTCGTCTAAATCTTTCATAGAATGCATTATTCTACGCTGTACTGGTTTTAAGCCATCTTCTAAAGAAGGAACGGCTCTTTCTAAAATTACATACGAAGCGTAATCTAAAAACCATTCTTTATACATTCCTGTTACCTTGGTAATGGTTTCTGTATTATCTATTTCTTCGGATGTTTCTTCGGGCATTTCTAAATCTGATGAATTATCTATCGGATTATTCACCTCTTCTTCGTGTTCGTTTATTTCTTCACTCATCTAAAAAACGTTTATTCGTTTAAGAGTTATTTATTTGTTTTTGTTACAACTTTTACTATTATTTTGGGCTGTTATTTTTTCATCTCAAAATAATCTTCTAAAAAATACTAAAAAAATTTAGTACTTTTAAGGAACTTCATTTTCAGACTGCTTATTCGGTATTTGTAAAGAAACAATAATCATTATCCCTATAAACACACCCAAAAAAGCACCTGAATTATCTTTATTAAATAAATTATCCCAATTAATTTGGAACAACCAAAAAACTAAAAAGGCTACAAAAAATAGCGTAATTATATTTTTTATTTTCTTAGGACTCATCTTCCTCCTCTTCAATGGCATCTACTTCTACTTTTAAGTTTTCAATGATGAATTTTTGTCTGTTTGGCGTATTTTTTCCCATATAGAATTCCAACATACTTTCTATAGACATTTCTTTGTCTAACATGATAGGATCTAATCGGATATTATCACCAATAAAATGCACAAATTCATCGGGTGAAATCTCCCCCAATCCTTTAAATCGAGTAATTTCTGGCTTACCTCTTAATTTTTTAATTGCCGCTTTTTTTTCTTCTTCGGAATAACAATAATGTGTATCTTTTTTATTTCGAACTCTAAATAATGGCGTTTCTAAAATATACAAATGTCCTTCTTTGATAACTTCTGGAAAAAATTGCAAGAAAAATGTTATCAACAATAAACGAATATGCATTCCATCAACATCGGCATCCGTAGCAATTACAATATTATTATAACGCAAATCTTCTAAACCGTCTTCTATATTTAAAGCTGCTTGTAATAGATTGAATTCTTCGTTTTCATACACAATCTTCTTACTTAATCCGTACGAATTTAAAGGCTTTCCCTTCAAACTAAAAACTGCCTGTGTATTTACATTTCTAGATTTTGTTATAGAACCCGATGCAGAATCTCCCTCGGTAATAAATAAGGTAGACTCTAAATAAGCTTCCTTTTGAGTATCGCCTAAATGAACTCTACAATCTCGTAATTTCTTATTGTGTAAATTAGATTTTTTAGCTCTGTCTTTAGCTAACTTTCTAATTCCTGAAAGTTCTTTACGTTCTTTTTCTGCTTGTATAATTTTACGTTGCAGTTTATCGGCTATTTCAGTGTTTTTATGTAAGAAATTATCGAGTTTTGTTTTTATAAAATCGTTAATATAGGTTCTTACCGTTGGCAAATCATCACCCATTTCTGTTGAACCTAACTTTGTTTTGGTTTGACTCTCAAAAACAGGTTCCATTACTTTTATAGCAATGGCAGATATGATTGATTTTCGAATATCGGAAGCATCAAAAGATTTCCCATAAAACTCACGAATTGTTTTTACAATCGCCTCTCTAAAAGCTGCTTGATGCGTTCCTCCTTGCGTGGTATGTTGCCCATTTACAAACGAATGATATTCTTCAGAATATTGGGTTTTACTATGGGTAATGGCAATTTCAATATCATCGCCTTTTAAATGAATTATAGGATACAACATATCTTCTTGATTGTTGTTTTCTTCTAATAAATCTTTTAAACCATTTTTTGATA encodes:
- a CDS encoding toprim domain-containing protein; the encoded protein is MTKETKYTEDNIRSLDWKEHIRMRPGMYIGKLGDGSSADDGIYILVKEVLDNSIDEYVMGAGRTIEISIQGNKVIVRDYGRGIPLGKVVDVVSKMNTGGKYDSKAFKKSVGLNGVGTKAVNALSSFFRVESSRDGKSAAAEFEQGTLINQEFLEKTSRRKGTKVSFIPDELIFKNYKYRNEYVSKMLKNYVYLNVGLTIVFNGEKFLSKNGLKDLLEENNNQEDMLYPIIHLKGDDIEIAITHSKTQYSEEYHSFVNGQHTTQGGTHQAAFREAIVKTIREFYGKSFDASDIRKSIISAIAIKVMEPVFESQTKTKLGSTEMGDDLPTVRTYINDFIKTKLDNFLHKNTEIADKLQRKIIQAEKERKELSGIRKLAKDRAKKSNLHNKKLRDCRVHLGDTQKEAYLESTLFITEGDSASGSITKSRNVNTQAVFSLKGKPLNSYGLSKKIVYENEEFNLLQAALNIEDGLEDLRYNNIVIATDADVDGMHIRLLLITFFLQFFPEVIKEGHLYILETPLFRVRNKKDTHYCYSEEEKKAAIKKLRGKPEITRFKGLGEISPDEFVHFIGDNIRLDPIMLDKEMSIESMLEFYMGKNTPNRQKFIIENLKVEVDAIEEEEDES